Proteins found in one Lysinibacillus fusiformis genomic segment:
- a CDS encoding amino acid ABC transporter permease — translation MTIDFAFIFEAFKEISKVLPLTLFMTATPVLLGILIGVIVAFVRIQQTKFFAPLLNFYVSFFRGTPIIMHIMLVYFGVPIIVDVLAKALKLNIQSSSIPILFFVLLALTLSAGAYASEIIRSGILSVPKGQLEAAYAVGLTFSQAMRRYILPQAFSKSIPNFTNVFIGFLHATSLAFFLSVKELTGVANIVASINLKFLEAFIAVGLIYWGVSAIVEWLAHRLEKRVTFYNKGGI, via the coding sequence ATGACCATAGATTTTGCATTTATTTTCGAAGCTTTTAAAGAAATTAGTAAGGTATTGCCGTTAACCTTATTTATGACAGCTACACCTGTCTTACTGGGTATTCTCATCGGTGTCATTGTTGCCTTTGTTCGAATTCAGCAAACTAAATTTTTTGCACCGTTATTAAATTTTTATGTGTCTTTTTTTAGAGGTACACCTATTATTATGCATATAATGCTCGTTTATTTCGGAGTACCTATTATAGTGGATGTTCTTGCGAAAGCATTAAAGCTAAATATTCAATCAAGCTCTATCCCCATATTATTTTTTGTTTTACTTGCTTTGACATTGAGCGCAGGTGCCTATGCCTCCGAAATCATTCGATCAGGCATTTTAAGTGTACCTAAGGGGCAGCTAGAGGCAGCATATGCAGTTGGTTTAACATTTTCACAGGCAATGCGTCGTTATATATTACCTCAGGCATTTAGTAAATCTATTCCTAATTTTACCAATGTTTTTATAGGCTTTTTACATGCTACATCGCTTGCTTTTTTTCTTTCAGTGAAAGAATTAACAGGTGTAGCAAATATTGTAGCCTCTATAAATTTGAAATTTTTGGAGGCATTTATCGCCGTCGGTCTTATCTATTGGGGTGTTTCAGCCATTGTTGAATGGCTCGCCCATCGCCTTGAAAAAAGAGTAACTTTCTATAATAAGGGAGGCATTTGA
- a CDS encoding amino acid ABC transporter permease: MTNDFDIVLIAKVLPILLQYLPVTFEILVFSILFGMLLGIAIAIPKLLHINVLRQIITVYISFIRGTPILVQLFLVFYGIPALLRIVHIDVTRMDAMYFVIITYTLSNAAAFAEIFRASILTVDRGQIEAGYSVGLNGKQAFVRIIFPQALRVAFPNIANTMISSLKDTSLAFSIGVMDMVGRGETLIASTTRALEIYLALSIVYYVIVLLLEKVLKSNERYLNRYMPKEAVSS; this comes from the coding sequence ATGACAAATGACTTTGACATCGTGCTTATAGCAAAAGTACTTCCAATATTACTTCAATATTTACCAGTAACATTTGAAATTTTAGTGTTTTCTATTCTTTTTGGGATGCTGCTTGGTATAGCTATCGCTATACCGAAGCTGCTCCATATCAACGTTTTGAGGCAAATAATAACAGTCTATATTTCGTTTATTCGTGGCACACCGATATTGGTACAATTATTTCTAGTGTTTTATGGTATACCCGCATTATTAAGGATTGTGCATATTGATGTAACCAGAATGGATGCCATGTATTTTGTCATTATCACCTACACCTTAAGTAATGCTGCTGCATTTGCAGAAATTTTTAGAGCCTCCATTTTAACGGTGGACCGAGGGCAAATAGAGGCTGGATATTCAGTTGGCTTAAACGGTAAGCAGGCGTTTGTACGGATTATATTTCCTCAGGCTCTTCGTGTTGCCTTTCCAAATATAGCGAACACAATGATAAGCTCCTTAAAAGACACTTCGCTCGCATTTTCAATTGGGGTCATGGATATGGTCGGGAGAGGAGAGACGCTTATTGCCTCCACGACAAGAGCGCTAGAAATCTATTTAGCACTCTCTATTGTCTATTATGTCATTGTGCTGTTGTTAGAAAAGGTATTAAAGAGCAATGAGCGCTATCTTAATCGCTATATGCCGAAGGAAGCTGTATCTAGCTAG
- a CDS encoding transporter substrate-binding domain-containing protein, translated as MKKIIFLSLLLLTLLLTACAGTEKLEGDTSKNDTAQSGKDVQKIIVGTGTQFPNICFLDDKGNLTGYDVELVRAIDEKLPEYEFEFKTMEFSNLLLSLETRKIDFIAHQMEVNSEREEKLLFNKEPYNVFPLKVTVNAKNNDIQSIDDLKEKNVSVSPTSNSAVFIEKYNKEHDLGANLVYSSGSVDVNNQLATGRVDAIITTPFAVKYYNENNEAQQKVVGDALLNSKVYFLLNKDEVTLQQRLDDAIRELKEDGVVSELSKKWLGDDYTVDF; from the coding sequence ATGAAAAAAATTATATTTTTAAGTTTGCTATTATTAACGTTGCTTCTAACGGCTTGTGCAGGCACTGAAAAGCTTGAAGGAGATACGAGTAAAAATGATACAGCACAGAGTGGAAAGGATGTTCAAAAAATTATTGTAGGTACAGGTACACAATTTCCAAATATCTGCTTCTTAGATGACAAGGGAAATTTAACTGGTTATGATGTGGAGCTTGTTCGCGCAATTGATGAGAAGCTACCAGAATATGAGTTTGAATTTAAGACAATGGAATTCTCAAATTTATTACTAAGTTTAGAAACAAGAAAAATTGATTTTATTGCCCATCAAATGGAAGTCAATAGTGAGCGCGAGGAGAAATTGCTATTTAATAAAGAGCCTTATAATGTATTTCCATTAAAAGTAACCGTTAATGCAAAAAATAATGATATCCAATCAATTGATGATTTAAAAGAAAAAAATGTGAGTGTTTCTCCAACAAGTAATTCGGCAGTCTTTATTGAGAAATACAATAAGGAACACGATCTAGGTGCTAATCTCGTCTATTCATCAGGTTCAGTGGATGTAAATAATCAACTTGCGACAGGTCGTGTGGATGCTATTATTACAACGCCTTTTGCCGTGAAGTATTATAACGAAAACAATGAAGCACAGCAAAAGGTAGTGGGAGACGCATTATTAAATTCAAAAGTATATTTCTTATTAAATAAAGATGAGGTTACCCTACAACAACGCCTTGATGATGCTATTCGTGAATTGAAAGAGGATGGCGTTGTTAGTGAGCTAAGTAAAAAGTGGCTAGGTGATGATTATACGGTAGACTTTTAA
- a CDS encoding LLM class flavin-dependent oxidoreductase, with the protein MKFIVGNLINNLPNIKTGRILTTQEVFTHLIEQAVLAENLGFDGYGVGERHGAPFLSSSPTVLLSALAMKTSKIRLLTTVTVLSVLDPIRVAEDYATLDHLSKGRLDVVIGKGNDPRHYPLFDVKDEDQWAALAEKYELLKRLWNEENISWQGKFRSKIDSVTTEPRPYQQQIRIWHGSASSELSTELAAKNGDPIFSSNTFHELEKYQALIDHYRRRLDHYGFDPQQAVVGAGARGLYIANTNEEAIEKYRPYYEGFMSTEASKVNNSPFKNLEDHIERGSALVGSPDAIIEKVIKYHQAFKHQVQMLSVEGLELSEQSEQLERFATEIMPVLKKELPSTIWDQNKAFTLQ; encoded by the coding sequence ATGAAATTTATTGTTGGTAATTTGATTAATAATCTACCAAATATAAAAACTGGTCGTATATTAACAACACAGGAGGTTTTTACACATTTAATTGAGCAGGCTGTGCTAGCTGAAAATCTAGGGTTTGATGGATACGGCGTAGGAGAAAGACACGGTGCACCATTTTTATCCTCATCTCCTACTGTGTTATTAAGTGCACTAGCGATGAAAACCTCAAAAATTCGACTATTAACAACCGTGACTGTGTTGAGCGTTCTTGATCCTATACGAGTTGCTGAGGATTATGCAACGCTGGATCACTTATCAAAAGGACGATTAGATGTCGTTATTGGCAAAGGGAATGACCCTAGACACTATCCTTTATTTGATGTCAAAGATGAGGATCAATGGGCAGCCTTAGCTGAAAAATATGAGCTTTTAAAACGCTTATGGAACGAAGAAAATATAAGCTGGCAAGGTAAGTTTCGTTCGAAAATTGATTCTGTAACGACTGAGCCTCGACCTTATCAGCAACAGATACGAATTTGGCATGGCAGTGCTTCAAGTGAGCTATCGACTGAACTAGCAGCAAAAAACGGAGACCCTATTTTTTCCTCCAATACTTTTCATGAATTAGAAAAATATCAAGCCCTTATAGACCATTATCGTAGACGTTTAGATCATTATGGTTTTGATCCACAGCAGGCTGTTGTAGGTGCGGGTGCGAGAGGTTTATACATTGCTAATACCAATGAGGAAGCGATTGAGAAGTATCGACCTTATTATGAAGGTTTTATGAGCACTGAAGCCTCCAAGGTGAATAATTCGCCATTCAAAAACCTAGAGGACCATATTGAGCGTGGCTCCGCATTAGTTGGTAGTCCAGATGCAATTATTGAAAAAGTCATCAAGTATCATCAAGCTTTTAAGCATCAAGTCCAGATGCTTAGTGTGGAAGGGCTTGAATTGTCTGAGCAAAGTGAACAATTAGAGCGTTTTGCAACTGAAATCATGCCTGTACTCAAAAAAGAGCTACCAAGCACGATTTGGGACCAAAACAAAGCATTCACACTGCAATAA
- a CDS encoding ABC transporter substrate-binding protein: MFNKKPYSLIITVMVILLALTGCSSSTSKTEVSVNKTNGSENKDKEQSVQAGGDFTFALSTAPDTLDPHASGMAVATRVIKSIFESLVYQEKDNTIKPWLATEWSVSDNKKEYTFSLREGVKFHDGTDFNAAAVKYNIERIFDVKTKAFTAATYLSDVESVEVVDTHKIKFILKQPSATFLTILAHSNLSIVSKEAAEKAGDKFGLHPIGTGPFKFVEQVENDRIVLAKFEEYNGAYPFAKHDGPAYLDKLTFKIVPEEATRVGSVQSNQLQAAETVPPQDILAIEKSGQLKLWEVETGGLPYTLFVNNTTAPWNDVKARQALKAGIDVESIVNTLYLGTYKRAWSALTSTTFGYDDSLEGKDGFDVKKSNQLFEELGWEKGKDGIREKDGHKLTLRILNDAVNREKRQDISIMVKEQLKAVGIDVIIETTSEARSVLADAAAYDLRGNSRVAIDPDDLLLFYHSKQTTDKGGINLAWYQNAEVDQWLEAATTEQDAATRENLYKQIQNKLIEEVAIIPIYVFPYTVATSLQVQDVAFDSIGYPLFYDVHLTQ; encoded by the coding sequence ATGTTTAATAAGAAACCATATAGTCTGATTATTACTGTAATGGTTATTCTATTAGCGCTAACAGGTTGTTCATCAAGCACCTCTAAAACAGAAGTGAGTGTGAATAAAACAAATGGTTCAGAAAACAAGGATAAAGAGCAGTCAGTGCAAGCGGGTGGCGATTTTACGTTCGCTTTATCAACAGCACCTGATACACTCGATCCTCATGCAAGTGGTATGGCAGTAGCAACACGGGTAATTAAAAGTATTTTTGAATCATTGGTCTATCAAGAGAAGGATAATACGATAAAACCATGGCTGGCTACGGAGTGGTCTGTATCAGATAACAAAAAAGAGTACACATTCTCATTACGTGAAGGGGTTAAATTCCATGATGGCACAGATTTTAATGCAGCTGCCGTAAAGTATAATATTGAGCGAATTTTTGATGTCAAAACAAAGGCCTTCACAGCTGCTACCTATCTGTCAGATGTTGAGTCTGTTGAGGTTGTAGATACTCATAAGATTAAATTCATTTTAAAGCAACCCTCTGCAACATTTTTAACGATCTTAGCCCATTCTAATTTATCGATTGTGTCGAAGGAAGCGGCTGAAAAGGCTGGAGATAAATTTGGTTTACATCCTATTGGAACAGGTCCATTTAAATTTGTGGAGCAAGTTGAAAATGATCGGATTGTTTTAGCAAAGTTTGAAGAGTATAACGGCGCTTATCCATTTGCTAAACACGATGGTCCAGCCTATTTGGATAAACTAACGTTTAAAATTGTACCAGAGGAGGCTACTCGAGTAGGAAGTGTACAAAGCAATCAATTACAGGCGGCAGAAACGGTGCCACCACAGGATATTTTAGCGATTGAAAAGAGTGGTCAGTTAAAATTATGGGAGGTAGAGACAGGAGGCTTACCATATACACTCTTTGTTAATAATACAACGGCTCCTTGGAATGATGTAAAAGCACGCCAAGCACTAAAGGCTGGAATTGATGTTGAGAGTATTGTTAACACCCTGTACCTAGGTACATATAAAAGGGCCTGGTCTGCACTTACTTCTACAACTTTTGGCTATGATGACAGCTTAGAAGGTAAAGATGGGTTTGATGTGAAAAAATCTAATCAATTATTTGAAGAGCTGGGTTGGGAAAAGGGGAAGGATGGTATCCGAGAAAAGGATGGCCATAAATTGACATTGCGTATTTTAAATGATGCTGTTAATCGTGAAAAACGCCAAGATATTAGCATTATGGTAAAAGAGCAATTAAAGGCTGTCGGTATTGATGTCATCATAGAAACAACGAGTGAGGCAAGATCAGTCTTAGCAGACGCTGCAGCCTACGATTTACGTGGGAATAGCCGTGTAGCGATTGATCCTGATGATTTACTCTTGTTTTATCATTCCAAGCAAACTACTGATAAAGGTGGCATTAATTTAGCTTGGTATCAAAACGCGGAGGTAGATCAATGGTTAGAGGCGGCAACGACTGAGCAGGATGCTGCAACACGAGAAAATTTATATAAACAAATTCAAAATAAGCTTATTGAAGAAGTAGCTATTATTCCTATATATGTTTTTCCTTATACAGTAGCAACTTCACTTCAGGTGCAAGATGTAGCATTTGATTCTATTGGTTATCCATTATTTTATGACGTTCATCTTACACAATAA
- a CDS encoding ABC transporter ATP-binding protein yields the protein MMDNLLTVEGLTVDFKSKSAVLNAVSTIFFTIKPSESICLVGESGSGKSVTSKAIMRLIEYENGVITNGKITLGNRDIVKLSNRELLNIRGKKIAMIFQEPSIAFDPVFTIGQQLVEMMQRHLKLSKKQAHERGIQLLTRVGLSDPIVRMGQYPHELSGGMLQRAMIAMAISCNPDLIIADEPTTALDVTVQAQIIALLKELKEEYHTSILLITHDLSVASQLADRIFVMYAGEIVEQASIEQLFSLPYHPYTRGLLQSIPNEQHIKRKRLPSIEGTIPNLAEMPAGCRFHPRCAFATEKCREERPPLRNFQGRESACWHIKELIQKPEWLVENDSVIEDEVDYRENQEREVLLEIKSLHKYYPIKQANKKIKAVNNVSFQIFKGETVGLVGESGSGKSTLGRTILQLETPTAGDVLFNGQSIVHLRKSAMRDRRKHMQMIFQDPYGSIDPKWTIKEIIAEPLKAHLKGISANEMEDRIQQLLQVVGLKPEWSSRYPHEFSGGQRQRIGIARAIAINPSFILADEAVSALDVSVQAQIINLLKDLQQKLGLTYLFIGHDLNIVRHVADRVAVMYLGKIVEMAPSEQLFQDPKHPYTKALIAAMPKINRSHVTEPISLDGEIPSPTNPPSGCAFRTRCPFATEHCSREEPAFVEIAPNHSVQCHYA from the coding sequence ATGATGGATAATTTATTGACAGTGGAAGGGCTAACAGTAGATTTTAAGTCTAAATCTGCTGTTCTAAACGCTGTATCTACTATTTTTTTCACTATAAAACCTAGTGAATCAATTTGTTTAGTTGGCGAATCTGGGAGTGGTAAATCAGTCACCTCGAAAGCAATCATGCGTTTAATTGAATATGAAAATGGTGTGATTACGAATGGGAAAATTACATTAGGCAACAGAGATATTGTCAAGCTTTCAAATCGTGAGCTGTTAAATATACGAGGTAAGAAGATTGCCATGATCTTTCAGGAGCCCTCTATCGCCTTTGACCCAGTGTTTACTATTGGACAACAATTGGTGGAGATGATGCAAAGGCATTTAAAATTATCCAAAAAGCAAGCACATGAACGAGGGATTCAATTATTAACAAGAGTTGGATTATCAGATCCTATCGTACGTATGGGACAATATCCTCACGAATTGTCTGGAGGCATGTTGCAACGAGCCATGATCGCTATGGCTATAAGTTGTAATCCTGATTTGATTATTGCTGATGAACCCACTACCGCGCTTGATGTTACCGTTCAAGCACAAATTATTGCACTACTTAAGGAGCTGAAAGAGGAATATCACACGTCCATTTTACTAATTACACATGATTTAAGTGTAGCATCGCAGTTAGCTGATCGAATTTTTGTTATGTACGCGGGAGAAATTGTGGAGCAAGCATCAATAGAGCAGTTATTTTCACTGCCTTATCATCCTTATACAAGGGGCTTATTACAATCCATTCCAAATGAACAACATATCAAACGAAAGAGACTGCCCTCTATAGAAGGTACAATTCCAAATCTTGCTGAGATGCCAGCTGGCTGTCGCTTTCATCCTCGCTGCGCATTCGCCACTGAAAAATGTAGAGAAGAGAGACCTCCTCTAAGAAATTTTCAAGGACGGGAAAGTGCTTGTTGGCATATAAAGGAGCTAATTCAGAAACCGGAATGGCTCGTCGAAAACGATTCTGTTATAGAGGATGAGGTAGACTACAGGGAAAATCAAGAGCGTGAAGTATTGCTAGAGATAAAGTCTTTACACAAATATTATCCAATTAAACAAGCAAACAAGAAAATAAAAGCAGTGAACAACGTTTCATTTCAAATTTTTAAAGGTGAGACAGTGGGATTAGTAGGTGAATCTGGCAGTGGAAAATCTACTCTAGGCAGAACGATATTACAGCTAGAAACACCTACTGCCGGAGATGTTCTATTTAATGGTCAATCCATCGTGCATTTAAGAAAGTCGGCTATGCGAGATAGAAGGAAACATATGCAAATGATTTTTCAAGATCCTTATGGTTCCATCGACCCTAAATGGACCATTAAGGAGATTATTGCAGAGCCGCTAAAAGCCCATCTTAAAGGAATTTCGGCTAATGAAATGGAAGATCGAATACAGCAATTATTACAAGTAGTGGGGTTAAAACCAGAGTGGAGCTCTCGTTATCCACATGAGTTTTCTGGAGGGCAACGCCAACGAATTGGTATTGCTAGAGCTATTGCGATCAATCCTAGTTTTATATTAGCAGATGAAGCAGTATCTGCATTAGATGTGTCCGTGCAAGCACAAATTATTAATTTATTGAAGGATTTACAGCAAAAGCTAGGTCTCACCTATTTATTTATTGGACACGATTTGAATATCGTTCGTCATGTTGCGGATCGGGTGGCGGTAATGTATTTAGGGAAAATCGTCGAAATGGCACCAAGTGAGCAGCTTTTCCAAGATCCAAAACATCCTTATACAAAAGCCCTTATTGCAGCTATGCCTAAAATCAATCGTTCCCATGTTACAGAGCCTATTTCACTAGACGGAGAAATTCCATCACCAACTAATCCACCGTCTGGTTGTGCATTTCGAACACGTTGCCCTTTTGCGACAGAACATTGTAGTCGAGAGGAGCCAGCCTTTGTAGAAATAGCGCCAAACCATAGTGTTCAATGTCATTATGCTTAG